GATAAAAATAGCATTAAGTTAAGTTTAATCTTTTCTTAATCCGTCAAGGCGTATCTGCCAATAATTTACCATAACTTAATAATGCTTTCATGTTTGCATGAAGCATGAAAAGTTTCTTTGCACTGAAGAAATTCATTCTCTTATGAAATATATTGTAAAGTTGTTGCAGATTTTTGTCACTTTGTCCCTTTTTGCCTTTGAAGCCCATGGTCAGACTGGTACAATACAGGGTACAATTAGCGATGCAAAAACAGGTGAGTCTCTCATTGGCACCAACATCGTGCTCCAGGGCACTTATACCGGAACCACATCTGACCTTGACGGTAATTTCCGGCTTTCAAATGTTAATCCGGGTACATACAACCTTGTTGTTTCCTATATTTCTTATAACCAGCAAATAATCCGTGTAACAGTTAAGGCCAACGAAACAACCCGGGTAGATGTCAGGCTCGAACCGGCAACTCTGGAGATCGAGTCAGTAAAGGTGACGGCAACACGCCGCACCAACACAGAAATGGCACTCATCAGCAGCCTGAAAGCAAGCAACGTGGTTGCCAACGGCATATCCAATCAGCAGATCATCCGTTCACAGGATAAGGATGCTTCGGAAGTAGTGCGCCGCGTGCCAGGCATTACCATCCGCGATGGCCGGTTTGTTATTGTCCGGGGTCTGGTGGAACGCTACAATGTTACCTGGCTGAACGGAATCCCTGCTCCAAGCTCTGAACCGGATATGCGTTCCTTTTCCTTTGACCTGATTCCCTCAAACCAGATTGATAATATTGTGATTTATAAAACACCGGCACCTGAGTTGCCTGCCGATTTTGCAGGCGCCGCAATCCAGATATCTTCCCTTGGATTTTCCGAAAAAAATAGTGTTGGCATTAGTTATTCGGCAGGTTATGTTGAGGGGACTACCTTTAAAACATACTATAAATATCAGGGAGGAAAATATGACTGGCTTGGGTTTGATGACGGTACAAGGGCAATCCCAGACGGATTTCCTTCTACTAAGGAATTCAGGGCTCTTGCTTCGAATTCTTCAGCAGAGGATAAACAAAAAATTCAGGAACTGGGCCGAAGTTTCAGTAAAATCTGGACCCCTTATGCAATCCGGTCAGCTCCCATGAACCATACCGTCAATTTCACCGTATCGCACTATTTTTTGCTGGGAAAGACCTCTCTGGGTCTTGTTTCTTCCGTTCTCTACAACAAAACAACTGATTCTGACCATATATTACGAAAGGGGTATCAGGCGTATAATACCATCCTTGATAAATCAAACCCTTACTACGTTTACTACGATGATAAATACAAAGAAACAGCCAGAACCGGAGCCCTTCTCAACCTGAATTATGTTTTTGGTAATAACCAGAAAATCGAATTCAGAAATCTGATCAATCAGCAGGGGGCTTCATCAACCACCCTGCGTACCGGACAAAATTTTTACGGCGGAAACTTCGAAAAAAACTATGAACTCGATTATCAGTCACGGCTTACTTTTTCCTCAACCCTTGGAGGGAAACATACCTTATTCAATCAGTTGACTGCATTTGACTGGGCAATTGGCTATGCCTATGCTGATCAGAACAGACCCGATATCCGTCGGGTGCAAACTTCCCTCTCAGGCGACCTGGATCCAAAAATGGATCCTTTCCGGATCGGTGTCAATTTTAATGCCGACCCTAAATTGCTTGGACGTCTGTTCCTTCAGAACTATGAACATCTTAAAAACGTTAATCTGAATCTCTCCCAGAAAATTCCGTTAGGTAATTTTGTTCCTGAAGTCAAAGCGGGTTTTCTGTATACCGATTTGAGGCGAAATTTCAAAGCCAGAAATATAGGATTTGCCTTTGCCAATATCTTTAAATTTAACTGGAATCTTACTAAACTGCCGGTTGACTCTGTTGCCTTTTCCCCTCAATTCTTTTCTACAATAAGAGATTTGTTTGCTGATGAAAACATCAACCCGGAAACCGGACTTAAAATTGATGAATCAACAAATAAATCAGATTCATACAATGCACGGAACGAAACATATGCTGCATATGCCGGAATATTGATTCCTTTGTTCAACAAGATTAAAATTTACACCGGCGTTCGCTACGAAAATAATTCCCAGAACCTTTCGGGATTCCTCGAAACCGGCGACAGCATTGTAGTCAGGAACATTTTCAAGGACCTTTTCCCTTCAGTTAACGTAGCCTACAATGTTACAGACAATATTTTATTACGTTTTGCCTATGGAAAAACGGTCAATCGGCCTGAATTCAGAGAAATAAGCCCGTTTGCCTTTTTCGATTTTGATGAAAATGCAAGCATATACGGAAATCCGAACCTCAAAAATGCTTATATTCATAATACCGATCTCCGTTTTGAATGGTACCCTTCTCAGGGAGAAATTGTCTCCCTTGGTATTTTTAATAAAAATTTTGTGCAACCAATTGAAAAACAATTGGTTAATGTTGGAACAGGGTACAACTATACATTCCGTAATGCCAGGTCGGCTTATTCAAGAGGAGTTGAACTCGAAGTGCGAAAAACTTTTCAGTTTCTGGAAAACTCCCCTTCGTTTGTGCATCTGCTGAAAGATTTTACACTGATTTTAAACGGATCTGTAATTCAAAGCCGTATCAATAACCCCGATCCGAATGAAAGGGATTCAATTCGGCCTCTCCAGGGACAATCGCCCTATATTATAAACGCCGGCTTGTACTACCAGCAGGAAAAATCCGGAATATCTGTAACCGCTCTCTACAATGTTATCGGAAAACGCATAGACTACATCGGGGATCTGGAAACTCCTCATATCTGGGAAATGCCTTTTCATTCCCTTGATTTAACTGTCAGTAAAAAAATCGGCCGGTTTGTTACACTAAAACTGGGAGCTAAAAATATTCTTGATCAAACGGTCATTTTCCAGCAATACGAAGAACCCTTATTGAAAAATATGGAGCAAAAAGTAACCCGGATTCAGACTACCAGAAAATTTGTTCCCGGTCGCCAGTTCTCTGTTGGCGTTTCCCTTTTGTTCTAATGCCAGTCTGAAAGAAAGCTCAACCGGAAAAAGTGCTGATCAGGCATATGAGGGTTGATTTTTCAATCCATATTCCGGCAGAGCGGTAGAGCTTTCGTTTCGTCTTTCCCGCAATAAAAAATTTTTAAGAACCAAATCACACTAAAATAATTAAACCAAAGGG
The DNA window shown above is from Bacteroidales bacterium and carries:
- a CDS encoding TonB-dependent receptor yields the protein MKYIVKLLQIFVTLSLFAFEAHGQTGTIQGTISDAKTGESLIGTNIVLQGTYTGTTSDLDGNFRLSNVNPGTYNLVVSYISYNQQIIRVTVKANETTRVDVRLEPATLEIESVKVTATRRTNTEMALISSLKASNVVANGISNQQIIRSQDKDASEVVRRVPGITIRDGRFVIVRGLVERYNVTWLNGIPAPSSEPDMRSFSFDLIPSNQIDNIVIYKTPAPELPADFAGAAIQISSLGFSEKNSVGISYSAGYVEGTTFKTYYKYQGGKYDWLGFDDGTRAIPDGFPSTKEFRALASNSSAEDKQKIQELGRSFSKIWTPYAIRSAPMNHTVNFTVSHYFLLGKTSLGLVSSVLYNKTTDSDHILRKGYQAYNTILDKSNPYYVYYDDKYKETARTGALLNLNYVFGNNQKIEFRNLINQQGASSTTLRTGQNFYGGNFEKNYELDYQSRLTFSSTLGGKHTLFNQLTAFDWAIGYAYADQNRPDIRRVQTSLSGDLDPKMDPFRIGVNFNADPKLLGRLFLQNYEHLKNVNLNLSQKIPLGNFVPEVKAGFLYTDLRRNFKARNIGFAFANIFKFNWNLTKLPVDSVAFSPQFFSTIRDLFADENINPETGLKIDESTNKSDSYNARNETYAAYAGILIPLFNKIKIYTGVRYENNSQNLSGFLETGDSIVVRNIFKDLFPSVNVAYNVTDNILLRFAYGKTVNRPEFREISPFAFFDFDENASIYGNPNLKNAYIHNTDLRFEWYPSQGEIVSLGIFNKNFVQPIEKQLVNVGTGYNYTFRNARSAYSRGVELEVRKTFQFLENSPSFVHLLKDFTLILNGSVIQSRINNPDPNERDSIRPLQGQSPYIINAGLYYQQEKSGISVTALYNVIGKRIDYIGDLETPHIWEMPFHSLDLTVSKKIGRFVTLKLGAKNILDQTVIFQQYEEPLLKNMEQKVTRIQTTRKFVPGRQFSVGVSLLF